In the Mauremys mutica isolate MM-2020 ecotype Southern chromosome 13, ASM2049712v1, whole genome shotgun sequence genome, one interval contains:
- the LOC123348315 gene encoding olfactory receptor 11A1-like, with protein MQLMEKREGENQTSVTEFILLGFGDLPELQTLLFLLFLVIYIATMAGNILIMVLIVADQHLHSPMYFFLGNLSCLETCYTSTILPRVLASLLTGDRTISVDGCITQLVLFGSLVTTECYLLTVMSYDRYLAICKPLHYGALMNGRLCLQLAAGSWISGFLACTIFMCLMPQLIFCGPNEIDHFFCDFTLLIQLSCSDTSQITLIIHIFTFLDAVSPFLLTLTSYVCIIVTILRIPSTSGRQKAFSTCSSHLIVVALFYGTIMIVYMLPKSGTLRALNKVFSVCYTVLTPLANPLIYTLRNREVKEALINIARRAVTLTMNPN; from the coding sequence ATGCAACTCATGGAGAAAAGAGAAGGGGAAAATCAAACGTCCGTCACggaattcatcctcctgggatttggggATCTCCCTGAGCTGCAGACCCTTCTCTTCCTGCTCTTTCTAGTGATCTACATTGCAACCATggctgggaacatcctcatcatggTGCTAattgtggctgatcagcaccttcacagccccatgtacttcttcctggggaacttatcctgcttggagacctgctacacctccaccatcctgcccagggtgctggccagtctcctgactggggacagaaccatttctgtAGATGGCTGCATCACACAATTGGTTTTATTTGGTTCTCTGGTAACTACAGAGTGTTATCTCCTGACagtgatgtcttatgatcggtatttagccatATGCAAACCGCTGCACTATGGAGCCCTTATGAATGGTAGGCTGTGCCTCCAGCTAGCAGCTGGGTCTTGGATAAGTGGATTTCTAGCTTGTACAATATTCATGTGTCTTATGCCACAGTTAATTTTCTGCGGCCctaatgaaattgaccatttcttttgtgatttcacCCTACTGATTCAACTCTCCTGCAGCGACACCAGCCAGATAACACTGATTATTCATATATTTACCTTCCTAGATGCAGTTTCCCCTTTTCTATTAACCCTGACATCCTACGTGTGTATCATTGTGACCATCCTTCGAATTCCTTCCACCAGcgggaggcaaaaggccttttccacctgctcctctcacctcattgtggtggcACTTTTCTATGGGACCATCATGATTGTCTACATGCTACCGAAATCCGGCACCCTGAGAGCCCTGAACAAAGTATTTTCTGTCTgctacacagtcctgactcccctggcCAATCCACTCATCTACAcgctgagaaacagagaggtcaaggaggCTTTGATAAACATTGCGAGGAGAGCTGTGACCCTTACAATGAATCCAAACTAG
- the LOC123348306 gene encoding olfactory receptor 11A1-like, translated as MLRIEVRVIIHWKKLAREEVDFHLLLSPDQDWLPFWKVCLSQTQVIELSAGIQLMERGKGENQTAVMEFILLGFGDLPELQTLLFLGFLVIYIATMAGNILIVALVVTHQHLHTPMYCFLGNLSCLETWYTSTLLPRMLASLLTGDRTISVPSCITQFHFFGSLVTTECYLLAAMSYDRYLAICKPLHYGTCMNGRLCIQLAAGSWISGFLICTIVTCVMSQLIFCGPNEIDHFFCDFTSLIQLSCSDTSQITPVIYIFSFLDAVSPFLLTLTSYICIIATILRIPSTAGRQKAFSTCSSHLIVVALFYGTIMIVYMLPKSGTLNKVFSVCYTVLTPLANPLIYSLRNREVKEALRNTVRRSVTLTKNPR; from the exons ATGCTGAGGATTGAAG tgaGGGTGATTATCCATTGGAAAAAACTGGCAAGGGAAGAGGTGGATTTTCATCTCCTGCTATCTCCAGATCAGgattggctgcctttctggaaggtcTGTCtcagccaaacacaagttattgagcTCAGCGCAGG GATACAGCTCATGgagagaggaaaaggggaaaatcaAACGGCCGTCATGGAATTCATCCTCTTGGGGTTCGGGGATCTCCCTGAACTGCAGACCCTTCTCTTCCTGGGTttcctagtgatctacattgcgaccatggctgggaacatcctcatcgTTGCGCTAGTTGTGACtcatcagcaccttcacacccccatgtactgcTTCCtagggaacttgtcctgcttggagacctggtACACCTCCACCctcctgcccaggatgctggccagtctcctgactggggacagaaccatttctgttcccagctgcaTCACACAATTTCATTTCTTTGGGTCTCTGGTAACAACAGAGTGTTATCTCCTGGCAGCCATGTcctatgatcggtatttagccatATGCAAACCGCTGCACTATGGAACCTGTATGAACGGCAGGCTGTGCATTCAGCTAGCAGCTGGGTCTTGGATTAGTGGATTTCTAATTTGTACAATAGTCACATGTGTTATGTCACAGCTAAttttctgtggccccaatgaaattgaccatttcttttgtgatttcacCTCATTGATTCAACTCTCCTGCAGCGACACCAGCCAGATCACACcagttatttatatattttccttCCTAGATGCAGTTTCCCCTTTTCTATTAACCCTGACATCCTACATTTGTATCATTGCAACCATCCTGCGAATCCCGTCCACCGccgggaggcaaaaggccttttccacctgctcctctcacctcattgtggtggcACTTTTCTATGGGACCATCATGATTGTCTACATGCTGCCGAAATCCGGCACCCTGaacaaagtgttctctgtctgctacacagtcctgactcccctggcCAATCcactcatctacagcctgagaaacagagaggtcaaggaggCCCTGAGAAATACTGTGAGGAGATCTGTGACCCTTACAAAGAATCCAAGGTAG
- the LOC123348307 gene encoding olfactory receptor 11A1-like — MNTPETPRTMNRSPPDPGPLEKVIDSLIKLIFHCHRIQLMEKGGGGNQTSVTEFILLGFGDLPELQTLLFLLFLVIYIATMAGNILIIALVVADQHLHSPMYFFLGNLSCLETCYTSTILPRVLASLLTGDRTISVPSCITQLVLFGSLVTTECYLLTVMSYDRYLAICKPLRYGTLMNGRLCLQLAAGSWISGFLICTIVTCVISQPIFCGPNEMDHFFCDFTSLIQLSCRDTSQITPVIYIFSFLDAVSPFLLTLISYICIIATILRIPSTSGRQKAFSTCSSHLIVVALFYGTIMIVYMLPKSGTLRALNKMFSVCYTVLTPLANPLIYTLRNREVKEALRNAVRRAVTLTKNPN; from the exons ATGAACACCCCCGAGACCCCAAGGACCATGAACCGTTCCCCACCAGACCCCGGGCCTCTCGAaaag GTTAtagacagccttataaagctcATTTTTCACTGTCACAGGATTCAGCTCatggagaaaggaggagggggaaatcaaACGTCTGTCACggaattcatcctcctgggatttggggATCTCCCCGAGCTGCAGACCCTTCTCTTCCTGCTCTTTCTAGTGATCTACATTGCAACCATggctgggaacatcctcatcatagcgctagttgtggctgatcagcatCTTCAcagccccatgtacttcttcctggggaacttgtcctgtctggagacctgctacacctccaccatcctgcccagggtgctggccagtctcctgactggggacagaaccatttctgttcccagctgcaTCACACAATTGGTTTTATTTGGTTCTCTGGTAACTACAGAGTGTTATCTCCTGACagtgatgtcttatgatcggtatttagccatATGCAAACCGCTGCGCTATGGAACCCTTATGAATGGCAGGCTGTGCCTCCAGCTAGCAGCTGGGTCTTGGATTAGTGGATTTCTAATTTGTACAATAGTCACATGTGTTATATCACAGCCAAttttctgtggccccaatgaaatggaccatttcttttgtgatttcacCTCATTGATTCAACTCTCCTGCAGGGACACCAGCCAGATCACACCGgttatttatatattttccttCCTAGATGCAGTTTCCCCTTTTCTATTAACCCTGATATCCTACATTTGTATCATTGCAACCATCCTGCGAATCCCGTCCACCAGcgggaggcaaaaggccttttccacctgctcctctcacctcattgtggtggcACTTTTCTATGGGACCATCATGATTGTCTACATGCTGCCGAAATCCGGCACCCTGAGAGCCCTGAACAAAATGTTCTCTGTCTgctacacagtcctgactcccctggcCAATCCACTCATCTACaccctgagaaacagagaggtcaaggaggCCCTGAGAAACGCTGTCAGGAGAGCTGTGACCCTTACAAAGAATCCAAACTAG